A genomic region of Vanessa tameamea isolate UH-Manoa-2023 chromosome 11, ilVanTame1 primary haplotype, whole genome shotgun sequence contains the following coding sequences:
- the LOC113402593 gene encoding circadian clock-controlled protein daywake-like, giving the protein MGFLIYFAIIGIQFTSTLVSGSIPLKCFLQNHSFPNVFGRNTNVTSPNFRFNTLKEEAITLDKDGWLFDTTNLEYQGLDDAILEDFGFNFNSNVSQISFRTDMVVTHPYKTGGSLFAIPISGEGSCNINVKNVQFGLIMPFDIKEENGKKFIELKRFDYWYDVRDNVEFNFSNLYNGNKELSDSMHFLINQNWKFMTTQFGKIFMDPVADRFYNTFKDYMLSMPLRDFNSC; this is encoded by the exons AtgggttttttaatatattttgcaattattgGAATTCAATTTACAAGTACATTAGTATCAG gatCAATaccattaaaatgttttcttcaAAACCATAGTTTTCCGAACGTTTTTGGTAGAAATACTAATGTTACATCTCCTAATTTTCGCTTTAATACTCTAAAAGAGGAAGCAATTACTTTGGACAAGGATGGTTGGTTATTTGATACAACAAATTTAGAGTACCAAGGACTAGACGACGCAATTTTAGAAGACTTTGG ATTTAACTTTAACTCAAACGTTTCGCAAATATCTTTTCGCACGGATATGGTGGTCACGCATCCTTACAAGACGGGTGGTTCATTATTTGCTATACCAATTAGTGGTGAAGGTTCCTGTAATATAAACGTAA AGAATGTACAATTTGGTTTGATAATGCCGTTTGATATCAAAGAAGAAAATGGTAAAAAGTTTATTGAATTGAAGAGATTTGATTACTGGTATGATGTAAGGGATAATGTTGAGTTCAATTTTTCGAATCTTTATAATGGAAATAAGGAATTAA GTGATTCGATGCATTTCCTTATTAATCAGAATTGGAAATTTATGACGACACAATTTGGCAAGATTTTTATGGACCCGGTCGCTGACAGGTTTTATAACACGTTCAAAGACTACATGCTCTCGATGCCTCTGAGGGATTTCAATAGTTGttag
- the LOC113402537 gene encoding circadian clock-controlled protein daywake-like: MRAFVCTLIFVIQIALSYGSLPLIQYKCWTWDSACLTARAQAITPIFTAGFHEIGTERLDPMFIDAVNVKDQAGLKFDMQNVYIEGFKTATIDNVSIDMNSRIMRLVFHADLSIKSSYTASGYLFSLPIFGHGDFSMRYDNVLTEMVIPFDIIKDTQGKNIINLKVYKYWFDVRGGGQFHLGNLYNNDTISSKILNNILDKNVVQDSIKV, from the exons tgccattgattcaatataaatgttGGACATGGGACTCTGCTTGTCTGACGGCGCGTGCGCAGGCTATAACACCAATTTTTACAGCAGGTTTTCATGAAATAGGCACAGAGCGATTAGATCCTATGTTCATTGACGCAGTTAATGTTAAAGATCAAGCAGGTCTCAAATTTGATATGCAAAATGTGTATATCGAAGGTTTTAAAACAGCAACGATTGACAACGTCAG tattgacATGAATTCACGTATAATGCGACTGGTCTTCCATGCAGATTTGTCAATAAAGAGTTCGTATACGGCTAGTGGATATTTATTTTCCTTGCCTATTTTTGGACACGGAGATTTTTCAATGAGATACG ATAATGTTCTAACTGAAATGGTCATACCTTTCGACATAATAAAGGACACACAAGGCAAAAATATCATTAACCTAAAGGTATACAAGTACTGGTTTGACGTGAGAGGCGGTGGTCAATTTCATTTGGGTAATCTTTACAACAACGACACGATATCAAGTaagatattaaacaatatattagataaaaacGTAGTACAAGAtagtattaaa gtgtGA